The Streptomyces sp. NBC_00435 nucleotide sequence CGGCTGTGCGGTGGTGGCAGGCGCGGCCCGCCGCACCCCGGTGCCGGCGCCGCTGATGCTGGTCGCGGCGGGGCTGGTCGCGGCGTACGTGCCGGGCGTGCCGCCGTACGGTCTGGACCCGCACATCGTGCTGCCGCTGCTGCTCCCGCCACTGCTGTACACGGCCGCGGTCGACAGCTCGTACCTGGACCTGCGGGCGAACCTGAGGCCGGTGGCGCTGCTCTCGGTGGGCTACGTGCTCTTCGCGACCGTCGCCGTCGGGTACGTGGCGTACCTGGTGGTGCCGGGCCTGTCGCTGCCGGTGGCGCTGGTGCTGGGGGCGGTCATCGCCCCGCCCGACGCGGTCGCGGCGACCGCCATCGCCCGCAAGCTCGGGCTGCCGAACCGCATCACGACCATCCTGCAGGGCGAGTCCCTCGTCAACGACGCGACCGCGATCACCGCGTACAAGGTCGCGCTGGCGGCGGCGGTCGGGGCGAGCACCGGCTGGGCGGGCGGGATCGCGGAGTTCCTGCTGGCCTCGGTGGGCGGGATCGGGGTGGGCCTGCTCCTGATGGTCCCGATCCACGTCCTGCGCAAACGGCTGCGCGAACCCCTTCTGCAGAACACGCTGTCGCTGCTGATCCCGTTCGTGGCCTACGCGGCGGCCGAGCGGGTGCACGCTTCGGGAGTCCTCGCGGTCGTGGTCGTCGCGCTGTACCTGGGGCACCGAAACTGGCAGGTCGACTTCGCGACCCGGCTCCAGGAGGAGGCGGTCTGGAAGGTGGTCGCCTTCATCCTCGAATCGGTGGTCTTCGCGCTGATCGGGCTCCAGCTGCCGGTGGTGCTGAAGGGGCTGGGGGAGTACGAGGGCCTGGCCGC carries:
- a CDS encoding Na+/H+ antiporter translates to MEVLPLVALVAGCAVVAGAARRTPVPAPLMLVAAGLVAAYVPGVPPYGLDPHIVLPLLLPPLLYTAAVDSSYLDLRANLRPVALLSVGYVLFATVAVGYVAYLVVPGLSLPVALVLGAVIAPPDAVAATAIARKLGLPNRITTILQGESLVNDATAITAYKVALAAAVGASTGWAGGIAEFLLASVGGIGVGLLLMVPIHVLRKRLREPLLQNTLSLLIPFVAYAAAERVHASGVLAVVVVALYLGHRNWQVDFATRLQEEAVWKVVAFILESVVFALIGLQLPVVLKGLGEYEGLAAAGYALVVFAVVVAARFAWVFPATFLPRLSARIRDREPETNWKAPVVVGWAGMRGVVSLAIAFSVPVGVPHRNLILFLTFTTVIGTLVVQGLTLPPLIRLLKLPARDLHAETLAEAQAQSEASRAAEDLLTELLASPANALPPPLADRLRTVLERRRNAVWERLGEVNAVTGESADDVYRRLAGEMIAAEREVFVSLRDARRIDDEMLRALLRRLDLEEAAAYREESA